A genomic stretch from Plasmodium reichenowi strain SY57 chromosome 2, whole genome shotgun sequence includes:
- a CDS encoding 3'exoribonuclease, putative (part of same gene as PRSY57_0208100B~gap found within coding sequence): MLKYRAPLPHFNCKSKFEKIYEENLNNGSFKRINNRKNNEIRDMFIKLGEDENYGSSCFYSLGN; encoded by the exons ATGTTGAAGTATAGAGCTCCATTACCACATTTCAATTGCAAAAGTAAATTTGAGAAAATTTATGAAGAAAATTTGAATAATGGAAGTTTCAAAAGGATAAACAATCGCAAGAATAACGAAATCAGGGATATgt TTATCAAATTAGGAGAAGATGAAAACTATGGTTCTTCATGTTTCTATTCATTAGGGAATA